The segment CGAGCCAGAAACGACCAATAATCGGATGGAACTCATGGCCGTCATCCGCGGCCTGGAAGCCCTCAAGCGGCCGACCCATGTCGAGCTATTTACCGACAGCGAATACGTCCGCCAAGGCTTGAGCCTCTGGATGCCGAAGTGGAAGGCGAATGGCTGGAGCCGTTCGGCGAATCGATTCAGCAAGGGGGGCGCGATCAAGAATCTCGATCTGTGGAAGCAGCTCGATAAACTGATCTCAACCCACCACCTCAAATTCACCCGCGTCGCCGGCCATAGCGGGCACCCGGAAAACGATCGCTGCGACGAACTGGCCGTCGCTGCTATTCGGCAATTCAAGCGGAAGTGAGTTCGCGGGCACTAACCGCTGAGCGTGCCCTTCGTGCTCGGCACGCCGCGCATCCGCGGATCGTGCTCGACCGCCATTCGGAGCGAGCGGGCAGTCGATTTGAACACCGCCTCGCTGATGTGATGGCTATTGCGGCCGTGGTGCAATAGCACGTGCAGATTCATCAAGGCGTTGGCCGCCGCGGATTGCCAG is part of the Pirellulales bacterium genome and harbors:
- the rnhA gene encoding ribonuclease HI, which encodes MPKAADPEPEVQLFTDGACSGNPGPGGWAYILRHPASGKEVEQAGGEPETTNNRMELMAVIRGLEALKRPTHVELFTDSEYVRQGLSLWMPKWKANGWSRSANRFSKGGAIKNLDLWKQLDKLISTHHLKFTRVAGHSGHPENDRCDELAVAAIRQFKRK